In Paenarthrobacter sp. GOM3, a single window of DNA contains:
- a CDS encoding ankyrin repeat domain-containing protein: MSQPTNAAGTEGGADDDALALAHALFDAAREGNTDLLRGYLGAGAPANLTNAAGDSLLMLAAYHGHDEAVQLILHHGADANAANDRGQTPLAGAVFKGYTSVARVLLDAGADPDAGRPTAREAAAMFSRTEILALLG; this comes from the coding sequence ATGAGCCAACCCACCAACGCCGCCGGTACTGAGGGCGGCGCGGACGACGACGCTTTGGCCCTCGCCCATGCGCTGTTCGATGCTGCCCGCGAAGGCAACACGGACTTGCTGCGGGGATACTTGGGCGCCGGCGCTCCGGCGAACCTGACCAATGCTGCCGGGGATTCCCTCCTCATGCTGGCCGCCTACCACGGCCACGACGAAGCCGTGCAGCTGATCCTGCATCACGGCGCGGACGCCAACGCGGCCAATGACCGCGGCCAGACCCCGCTTGCCGGTGCTGTCTTCAAGGGCTACACCAGCGTTGCGCGGGTCTTGCTGGATGCGGGGGCGGACCCCGACGCCGGCCGACCCACCGCACGCGAGGCTGCCGCGATGTTTTCCCGAACTGAAATCCTGGCGCTGCTGGG
- the ygfZ gene encoding CAF17-like 4Fe-4S cluster assembly/insertion protein YgfZ: protein MTYKSPLLSRPGAVEDTGLDAGVAAHYGEPLREQRALATGTAVVDLSHRGVVTVSGPDRLSWLNTLSSQQLTNLQPGVASELLLLSVQGRIEFDARVIDDGETTWLIVEAAEAGPLAEWLNKMKFMLRVEIQDVSKQWAVVGATKPVEQLSSNLVWEDPWPHVSPGGYAYSIVAEESHPGLERPWFEYLVPFAELESAVDGLPLAGAMAADALRVAAWRPRLGAETDEKTIPHELDLLRTSVHLNKGCYKGQETIARVHNLGHPPRRLVFLQLDGSQHTLPAVGSVVFAGERKVGTLTSVAQHFEMGAVALAVIKRSVSAEESLTVMDGDEPYAAAQEVIVAPDAGQVVGRQTGFLKGPHR from the coding sequence ATGACTTACAAGAGCCCCCTGTTGTCGCGCCCTGGCGCGGTCGAAGATACCGGCCTCGACGCCGGCGTCGCGGCGCATTACGGCGAGCCCCTCCGGGAGCAACGCGCCCTGGCGACCGGTACCGCCGTCGTCGATCTTTCACACCGCGGCGTGGTGACCGTGTCCGGCCCGGACCGGCTCAGCTGGCTCAATACGCTTTCCTCGCAGCAGCTCACCAACCTGCAGCCCGGCGTCGCGAGCGAGTTGCTGCTCCTCAGCGTGCAAGGCCGCATTGAATTTGATGCGCGGGTCATTGACGACGGCGAAACCACCTGGCTGATCGTCGAGGCGGCGGAAGCGGGTCCCTTGGCCGAATGGCTGAACAAGATGAAGTTCATGCTGCGTGTCGAGATCCAGGACGTCTCTAAGCAGTGGGCGGTGGTGGGCGCCACTAAGCCTGTTGAGCAGTTGTCGTCGAATCTGGTGTGGGAAGATCCGTGGCCCCACGTCAGCCCGGGTGGCTACGCCTACAGCATCGTTGCGGAGGAGTCGCACCCGGGCCTTGAGCGGCCTTGGTTCGAGTACCTTGTTCCGTTTGCCGAGCTGGAAAGTGCTGTGGATGGCCTGCCTTTGGCTGGTGCGATGGCCGCGGATGCCCTCCGTGTTGCTGCGTGGCGGCCGAGGCTCGGCGCCGAGACGGACGAGAAGACCATTCCCCACGAGTTGGATCTCCTCCGGACATCCGTCCATCTGAACAAGGGCTGCTACAAGGGCCAGGAGACCATCGCGCGCGTCCACAACCTGGGCCACCCGCCGCGGCGCCTCGTCTTCCTGCAGCTCGATGGTTCGCAGCACACGCTGCCGGCTGTGGGCAGTGTTGTATTTGCCGGGGAACGCAAGGTGGGTACCCTGACATCTGTGGCGCAGCACTTTGAAATGGGAGCAGTGGCTTTGGCTGTCATCAAGCGTTCAGTGTCGGCGGAAGAGAGCCTGACAGTGATGGACGGTGACGAACCTTACGCCGCTGCCCAGGAAGTGATCGTCGCCCCCGACGCCGGCCAGGTTGTCGGGCGCCAGACCGGATTCCTGAAGGGACCCCACCGATGA
- a CDS encoding flavodoxin family protein, protein MNTNLKPQGYEGLKAVFFNGTLKPSPQLSNTDGLIKISRAIMEKQGVSTTLIRTVDHDIASGVYPDMREHGWATDEWPDLYPAVRDADIVVIAGPIWLGDNSSQTKKLIERLYAHSGELNSQGQWAFYPKVGGCLITGNEDGIKHCSMNVLYSLQHVGFTIPPQADAGWIGPVGPGPSYLDEGSGGPESDFTNRNTTFMTWNLLHMAKILRDAGGIPAYGNLPAEWKAGTRFDFENPEYR, encoded by the coding sequence GTGAACACCAACCTCAAGCCCCAGGGCTACGAGGGCCTGAAGGCCGTCTTCTTCAACGGCACCCTTAAGCCCTCGCCGCAGCTGAGCAATACCGATGGCCTGATTAAGATCAGCCGCGCCATCATGGAAAAGCAGGGCGTTTCCACCACGCTCATCCGCACTGTCGACCACGACATCGCCAGCGGCGTCTACCCGGACATGCGTGAACATGGTTGGGCGACCGACGAATGGCCAGACCTCTACCCAGCGGTGCGGGACGCCGACATTGTGGTGATTGCGGGCCCTATCTGGCTGGGCGACAATTCGTCGCAGACCAAGAAGCTGATCGAACGGTTGTATGCCCATTCCGGCGAGTTGAACAGCCAGGGCCAGTGGGCGTTCTACCCGAAAGTGGGCGGTTGCCTGATCACCGGCAACGAGGACGGCATCAAGCACTGCTCCATGAATGTGTTGTACAGCCTCCAGCACGTCGGCTTCACGATCCCGCCCCAGGCCGACGCCGGTTGGATCGGTCCCGTGGGTCCGGGCCCCAGCTATTTGGACGAAGGATCGGGTGGCCCCGAGAGTGATTTCACTAACAGGAACACCACGTTCATGACCTGGAACCTGCTCCACATGGCCAAGATCCTCCGGGACGCCGGCGGAATCCCTGCCTATGGCAACCTGCCTGCGGAGTGGAAAGCCGGCACCCGTTTTGATTTCGAGAATCCGGAATACCGCTAA
- a CDS encoding FABP family protein has protein sequence MPIEIPTDLTPELVPLSWLIGEWEGRGRLGSGDEDSEHFVQHVSFTHNGLPYLQYRAETWLSDDAGAKLRPLTVETGFWALERKLEEGDGGPGLIPADIVPVLKTADEVEERRNDDGGFDISVSIAHPGGITELYYGQIKGPQIQLSTDMVMRGSHSKEYSAATRIFGLVDGNLLWRWDVAASGKALEAHASAFLNRVP, from the coding sequence GTGCCTATTGAGATCCCAACTGACCTGACGCCTGAACTCGTCCCGCTTTCCTGGCTCATTGGTGAGTGGGAAGGCCGCGGACGGCTAGGCAGTGGTGACGAGGATTCCGAGCATTTCGTCCAGCATGTCTCCTTCACCCATAACGGCCTTCCGTACTTGCAGTACAGGGCCGAAACCTGGCTCAGTGACGACGCCGGCGCAAAGCTGCGCCCATTGACGGTTGAGACGGGCTTCTGGGCTTTGGAGCGGAAGCTTGAGGAGGGCGACGGCGGCCCGGGACTGATCCCGGCCGATATCGTCCCCGTACTCAAGACCGCGGACGAGGTGGAAGAACGCCGGAACGACGATGGCGGCTTCGACATCTCCGTTTCGATTGCCCATCCCGGCGGCATCACCGAGCTCTACTATGGCCAGATCAAGGGTCCCCAGATCCAGCTCAGCACCGACATGGTGATGCGCGGGAGCCACTCCAAGGAGTACAGCGCAGCTACCCGGATTTTCGGCCTGGTTGACGGCAATCTCCTATGGCGCTGGGATGTCGCTGCCAGCGGCAAGGCCCTCGAAGCGCACGCCTCGGCTTTCCTCAACAGGGTTCCCTGA
- a CDS encoding permease, translating into MKSWSIGVFGLVALAAIVASTFVSREAMVGVGIAGSAAVGIGWPHFLAVPAKKTLAAVIGLSGAGSAVAAAYMPAPGFLDGTPAFVALGVMAVFVVQLVRGTGQAQRLESTLGCCAGVLLNCLGAGWIAGARFNGVKEMVLVAGLSAAVALLVGIIRWPDRIVAPLGVVMAGLMGPLAGLVFSDIAVLPAALVGVVVGSVLVCFRRMTTLRRGRLNIAAAVGMGVAPVWAVGALAYFIDKLLIY; encoded by the coding sequence GTGAAGTCTTGGAGCATCGGGGTATTCGGACTCGTGGCGCTCGCAGCCATCGTGGCCAGCACCTTCGTTTCCCGGGAGGCCATGGTGGGCGTAGGTATCGCCGGTTCCGCGGCCGTGGGTATTGGATGGCCGCATTTCCTTGCGGTTCCAGCCAAGAAGACCCTGGCCGCCGTCATCGGGCTATCGGGTGCGGGGTCGGCGGTGGCCGCCGCTTACATGCCGGCACCGGGTTTCCTGGATGGCACGCCCGCTTTTGTGGCTTTGGGCGTCATGGCTGTGTTCGTCGTCCAGCTTGTCCGCGGCACGGGCCAGGCCCAACGGCTCGAATCCACTCTTGGCTGTTGCGCTGGTGTCCTGTTGAACTGCCTCGGAGCAGGCTGGATCGCCGGTGCCCGTTTCAACGGCGTCAAGGAAATGGTCCTTGTGGCGGGACTGAGCGCCGCGGTTGCCCTGCTGGTGGGAATCATCCGTTGGCCCGACCGCATCGTGGCCCCGCTGGGCGTGGTCATGGCCGGGCTGATGGGACCTCTGGCTGGACTTGTCTTCTCTGATATCGCAGTACTTCCCGCAGCTTTGGTGGGTGTCGTCGTCGGATCGGTGCTGGTGTGCTTCCGGAGGATGACCACGCTCAGGCGCGGCAGGCTTAACATTGCTGCTGCGGTGGGCATGGGTGTGGCACCCGTGTGGGCTGTGGGCGCCTTGGCGTACTTCATCGACAAACTTCTCATCTACTAA
- a CDS encoding winged helix-turn-helix transcriptional regulator — protein sequence MSHILLLTNSTGSSVDILPALELLNHRVHILPAEPTALLETDPTDIVFLDARKDLVGARSLTQLLKATGLSAPLMLILTEGGMAAVSSAWAVDDIVLDSAGPAEVEARIRLAMARAITGEEETQTEIRAAGVVIDEASYTARVNGQPLNLTFKEFELLKYLAQHPGRVFTRQQLLTEVWGYDYYGGTRTVDVHIRRLRAKLGVDHENLISTVRNVGYRLTLVRLPDDELSEA from the coding sequence ATGTCGCACATCCTGCTCCTAACGAACAGCACCGGCTCTTCGGTGGACATTCTGCCTGCCTTGGAACTGCTGAACCACCGCGTGCACATCCTCCCGGCGGAACCCACGGCCCTCCTGGAAACTGATCCCACGGATATCGTCTTCCTGGATGCCCGCAAAGACCTGGTGGGTGCCCGCTCGCTGACCCAATTGCTCAAGGCGACCGGACTCAGCGCACCCCTGATGTTGATCCTCACCGAAGGCGGCATGGCTGCCGTCTCGTCGGCGTGGGCTGTTGATGACATCGTGCTGGACTCCGCCGGGCCCGCCGAGGTCGAAGCGCGCATCCGCCTCGCCATGGCGCGTGCTATCACCGGTGAAGAGGAAACCCAGACCGAGATCCGGGCAGCCGGCGTCGTTATTGATGAGGCGAGCTACACGGCGCGCGTCAACGGCCAGCCGCTCAACCTGACTTTTAAAGAATTCGAACTCCTCAAGTACCTGGCACAGCACCCCGGCCGTGTGTTTACCCGCCAGCAACTGCTGACCGAGGTGTGGGGCTACGACTACTACGGAGGCACCCGGACCGTGGACGTCCACATCCGACGCCTTCGCGCCAAGTTGGGCGTGGACCATGAAAACCTGATCAGCACCGTCCGCAACGTCGGCTACCGGCTGACGTTGGTTCGCCTTCCCGACGACGAACTCTCCGAGGCCTGA
- the mshD gene encoding mycothiol synthase has translation MSHAHPENWPVLIINGALDAELLKDFTTLAAAAEESDGNPPLSEQTLVMLRGADSGESSVLSFAVYAPDEDSDPATGEDLAGIAVVVEDPDANGVLELAVHPSYRNQGVAGRLLAALQEKRSLDGLSAWSHGNHEAAAELATRFGYGPVRELWKMRLMSSASALPDADLPDGISLRAFVPGQDEQAWLAANRAAFSHHPEQGSMTLADLEARKSEDWFDPQGFLLAVNSEGELLGFHWTKVHPRQGPHPAIGEVYVVGVTPAAQGLGLGKALTVAGITYLQDKGLHAVMLYVDADNEAAVALYQKLGFVRWDTDVMYGPVAKD, from the coding sequence ATGAGTCACGCGCACCCGGAGAACTGGCCCGTACTGATCATCAACGGCGCCTTGGACGCCGAACTCCTCAAGGACTTCACCACCCTTGCTGCTGCCGCGGAGGAATCCGACGGGAATCCTCCCCTCTCCGAGCAGACCCTGGTGATGTTGCGTGGCGCCGACTCGGGGGAATCGTCCGTCCTGTCCTTTGCCGTGTATGCCCCGGACGAGGATTCCGATCCGGCGACCGGTGAAGATCTGGCGGGGATCGCCGTCGTGGTTGAAGACCCCGACGCAAACGGCGTGCTGGAGCTGGCGGTCCACCCGAGCTACCGCAACCAAGGCGTTGCAGGCCGGCTCCTGGCCGCACTCCAGGAAAAGCGGAGCCTGGATGGGCTCAGTGCCTGGTCCCACGGAAACCATGAAGCCGCTGCGGAGCTTGCCACCCGTTTCGGTTACGGTCCGGTGCGCGAACTGTGGAAGATGAGGCTGATGTCCTCCGCTTCTGCCCTGCCCGACGCCGACCTTCCGGACGGTATTTCGCTGCGCGCCTTCGTCCCGGGCCAGGACGAGCAGGCATGGCTGGCCGCCAACCGGGCGGCGTTCTCGCACCACCCCGAGCAGGGTTCGATGACCCTGGCGGACCTTGAGGCCCGCAAGTCCGAAGACTGGTTCGATCCCCAAGGCTTCCTGCTGGCGGTCAACTCCGAAGGTGAGCTGCTGGGCTTCCACTGGACCAAAGTCCATCCCCGGCAGGGTCCGCACCCGGCCATCGGTGAGGTGTACGTAGTGGGGGTTACCCCGGCAGCCCAGGGTCTGGGTCTCGGCAAGGCCCTTACCGTGGCCGGAATCACCTACCTGCAGGACAAGGGATTGCACGCTGTGATGCTCTACGTGGACGCCGACAATGAGGCCGCGGTAGCCCTGTACCAGAAGCTCGGCTTCGTTCGGTGGGACACCGATGTGATGTACGGTCCGGTCGCCAAAGATTAA
- a CDS encoding RNA degradosome polyphosphate kinase — protein sequence MQPDPVGTAGSTSKGATLPPRFGSSEVPASRATQDRIDIPEFAPSLEPEGDISPDRFLDRELSWLAFNSRVLELAEDPDLYLLERVNFLSIFASNLDEFFMVRVAGLKRRIATGLAVPSPAGLSPIEVLEQIGDEAHKLQERHARVFAEQIRPALAYEHIHIMHWNELDEDARHRISIMFQEKVFPILTPLAVDPAHPFPYISGLSLNLAVIVSNPISDKELFARVKVPDQLPRLISVDGPRAGAIPGRVARFIALEEVIAVHLDKLFPGMEVLEHHTFRVTRNEDLEVEEDDAENLLQALEKELLRRRFGPPVRLEVTTDINPNIKALLIRELGVEESEVYSVPAPLDLRGLSAISGIDRADLHYPKHVPHTSRYLNESETSKAANVFAAMRRRDILLHHPYDSFSTSVQAFLEQAAADPKVQAIKQTLYRTSGDSPIVDALIDAAEAGKQVLALVEIKARFDEQANISWARKLEQAGVHVVYGIVGLKTHCKLSLVVRQEVDGLRRYCHIGTGNYHPRTARYYEDLGLLTANEQVGEDLSKLFNQLSGYAPKSTFKRLLVAPRSVRAGLVERIETEIRNARAGIPGLVQIKVNSMVDEAIIDALYRASQAGVKVDVVVRGICSLRPGVPGLSENITVRSILGRFLEHSRVFAFGNGGEPVVYIGSADMMHRNLDRRVEALVQLASKEDTATVMDLMRRYVDDGTASWHLDNQGHWTRYHQDPDGKPLLDMQSWLLESRSRQRASARR from the coding sequence ATGCAGCCGGACCCCGTCGGCACCGCCGGATCCACCTCGAAGGGCGCTACGTTGCCTCCGCGCTTCGGATCATCGGAGGTCCCGGCCTCGCGAGCCACCCAAGACCGCATCGACATTCCTGAGTTCGCGCCGAGCCTGGAGCCTGAAGGGGACATCTCCCCGGACCGTTTCCTCGACCGCGAGCTGAGCTGGCTTGCGTTCAACTCCCGGGTTCTGGAACTGGCCGAAGATCCGGACCTTTACTTGCTGGAACGCGTCAATTTCCTCTCCATTTTTGCCTCCAACCTTGACGAGTTCTTCATGGTGCGCGTGGCGGGGCTCAAACGGCGTATCGCCACCGGGCTTGCTGTCCCGTCCCCCGCCGGGCTGAGCCCCATCGAGGTACTGGAGCAGATCGGCGACGAGGCCCACAAGCTGCAGGAACGCCACGCGCGGGTCTTCGCTGAACAGATCCGCCCCGCCCTGGCCTACGAGCACATCCACATCATGCACTGGAATGAGTTGGATGAAGACGCCAGGCACCGGATCAGCATCATGTTCCAGGAGAAGGTCTTCCCCATCCTGACCCCGCTGGCCGTGGACCCCGCCCACCCATTCCCGTACATTTCCGGGCTTTCCCTGAACCTGGCCGTGATCGTGAGCAACCCGATCAGCGACAAGGAGCTCTTTGCCCGCGTGAAGGTCCCGGACCAGCTCCCCCGGCTGATCTCCGTGGACGGGCCCCGTGCCGGTGCCATCCCCGGCCGAGTGGCGCGCTTCATCGCCCTCGAAGAAGTCATTGCCGTGCACCTGGACAAGCTCTTCCCGGGCATGGAAGTCCTGGAGCACCACACCTTCCGCGTCACCCGCAACGAGGACCTCGAAGTAGAAGAGGACGACGCCGAGAACCTTCTCCAGGCCCTGGAGAAAGAATTGCTGCGCCGCCGTTTCGGTCCTCCCGTGCGCCTGGAAGTCACCACGGATATCAACCCGAACATCAAGGCGCTGCTCATCCGTGAGCTCGGCGTCGAGGAGTCCGAGGTCTACTCCGTGCCGGCGCCCTTGGACCTGCGGGGGCTGTCCGCGATCAGCGGCATCGACCGCGCGGACCTTCACTACCCCAAGCACGTGCCACACACGTCGCGGTACCTGAACGAATCGGAAACGTCCAAGGCAGCCAACGTCTTTGCCGCGATGCGCCGCAGGGACATCCTGCTGCACCACCCGTACGACTCGTTCTCCACCTCGGTCCAGGCCTTCCTGGAGCAGGCTGCGGCGGACCCCAAGGTGCAGGCCATCAAGCAGACCCTGTACCGGACGTCCGGCGACTCCCCCATCGTGGACGCCCTGATCGATGCAGCAGAGGCCGGCAAGCAGGTCCTGGCCCTCGTTGAGATCAAGGCCCGCTTTGACGAGCAAGCCAACATTTCCTGGGCACGCAAGCTGGAACAGGCAGGCGTCCACGTGGTCTACGGCATCGTCGGGCTGAAGACACACTGCAAGTTGTCCTTGGTTGTCCGCCAGGAAGTGGACGGCCTGCGCCGCTACTGCCACATCGGAACAGGTAACTACCACCCGCGCACTGCCCGGTACTACGAGGACCTCGGACTTCTCACTGCCAACGAACAAGTGGGCGAGGACCTGTCCAAGCTGTTCAACCAGCTCTCCGGCTATGCGCCCAAGTCAACGTTCAAGAGGCTGCTGGTGGCGCCCCGCTCGGTGCGAGCCGGGCTGGTAGAGCGAATTGAAACCGAAATCCGGAATGCTCGTGCGGGGATTCCCGGACTGGTGCAGATCAAGGTCAACTCGATGGTGGACGAAGCCATCATCGACGCGCTGTACCGCGCCTCGCAGGCTGGCGTGAAGGTCGACGTCGTCGTTCGCGGTATCTGCTCGTTGCGCCCCGGGGTCCCGGGACTCAGCGAGAACATCACCGTCCGCTCCATCCTGGGACGCTTCCTGGAGCACTCCCGCGTTTTCGCTTTCGGTAACGGCGGCGAGCCTGTGGTGTACATCGGTTCGGCCGACATGATGCACCGCAACCTGGACCGCCGTGTGGAGGCCCTGGTGCAGTTGGCCAGCAAGGAAGACACAGCAACGGTCATGGACCTGATGCGCCGCTACGTTGACGACGGAACAGCGAGCTGGCACCTGGACAACCAAGGCCACTGGACGCGCTATCACCAGGACCCGGACGGCAAACCACTGCTGGACATGCAGTCATGGCTCCTGGAATCGCGTTCACGGCAGCGCGCATCGGCACGGCGGTAG
- a CDS encoding NUDIX hydrolase: MNSDTPVADQTDHPGESVAVVAAGAIPWRVNKGALEVLLIHRPRYDDWSWPKGKLDAGETVPECAAREVWEEIGLQAPLGIPLPPIHYHVAAGLKVVRYWAVKVNGAQLRPDGKEVDSVMWCSPDRAATFLSNPTDVEPLEYLEKAHVRGELDTWPLILIRHAKAKPRSSWTKAEGDRPLAATGQRQAVAVQRLLGVWKPQRVVTSPWVRCVATIAPYAKASGAKVKLVEALTEHHHQRSPKKTAAAVEALFDKQVPIAVCTHRPALPTALKQLGQHMPSGLRAVLPTADPYLAPGEVIVCQVARGADRKIVSVEQVKPFDD; the protein is encoded by the coding sequence TTGAACAGCGATACCCCCGTGGCCGATCAAACAGACCACCCTGGCGAGTCCGTGGCCGTCGTTGCGGCCGGAGCCATCCCCTGGCGGGTCAACAAGGGTGCCCTTGAGGTGCTCCTGATCCACCGGCCACGCTACGACGATTGGTCCTGGCCCAAAGGAAAGCTCGACGCCGGCGAAACGGTTCCCGAATGCGCCGCCCGCGAAGTATGGGAAGAGATTGGGCTCCAGGCCCCGCTCGGCATCCCGCTTCCACCCATCCACTACCATGTGGCCGCCGGACTGAAGGTGGTCCGATACTGGGCCGTCAAAGTCAACGGTGCGCAGTTGCGCCCGGACGGCAAGGAAGTGGACAGCGTCATGTGGTGCAGCCCCGACCGGGCGGCCACGTTCCTGAGCAACCCGACCGACGTCGAGCCGCTGGAATACCTCGAAAAGGCCCACGTCCGTGGCGAGCTGGACACGTGGCCCCTGATCCTGATCCGCCATGCCAAGGCAAAGCCCCGGTCCTCGTGGACCAAGGCCGAAGGTGACAGGCCGCTGGCGGCAACCGGCCAGCGGCAAGCTGTGGCAGTGCAGCGCCTCCTCGGGGTATGGAAGCCACAGCGCGTCGTCACCAGCCCATGGGTGCGGTGCGTCGCCACCATCGCCCCCTACGCCAAAGCCAGTGGGGCGAAGGTGAAGCTGGTGGAAGCCCTCACGGAACACCACCATCAGCGCTCCCCCAAAAAGACGGCGGCCGCTGTTGAGGCGTTGTTCGACAAGCAGGTACCCATCGCGGTGTGCACGCACAGACCCGCGTTGCCCACTGCGTTGAAACAGTTGGGTCAGCACATGCCTTCGGGTTTGCGGGCCGTCCTGCCGACCGCGGACCCCTACTTGGCTCCCGGTGAGGTCATCGTGTGCCAGGTCGCGCGGGGCGCCGACCGGAAGATCGTCTCCGTGGAACAGGTCAAACCCTTCGACGACTGA
- a CDS encoding thymidylate synthase: MSIPTPYEDLLRDVMANGTHKSDRTGTGTRSVFGRQLRFDLAESFPLITTKRVHFKSVAVELLWFLRGDSNVKWMQDQGVSIWDEWADQDGELGPVYGVQWRSWPTPDGGHIDQISEVMKGLASNPDSRRHIVSAWNVSELKDMALPPCHAFFQFYVADGKLSCQLYQRSADTFLGVPFNIASYALLTRMVAQQLGLEPGEFVWTGGDVHVYDNHVDQVAEQLSREPYEYPQLKILRKPDSIFDYTLDDFEVVDYRHHPTIKAPIAV; this comes from the coding sequence GTGAGTATCCCCACCCCCTATGAAGACCTTCTGCGCGACGTCATGGCCAACGGCACGCACAAGTCGGACCGCACCGGAACCGGGACGCGCAGCGTTTTTGGCCGTCAGTTGAGGTTCGATCTTGCCGAGAGCTTCCCGCTCATCACCACCAAGCGGGTCCACTTCAAGTCCGTGGCAGTGGAGCTCCTGTGGTTCCTGCGCGGCGACTCGAACGTCAAGTGGATGCAGGACCAAGGCGTCTCCATCTGGGACGAATGGGCGGATCAGGACGGCGAACTCGGGCCGGTTTACGGAGTCCAGTGGCGCAGCTGGCCAACCCCCGACGGTGGACACATCGACCAGATTTCCGAGGTCATGAAGGGCCTTGCCAGCAACCCGGATTCACGACGACACATCGTCTCCGCCTGGAACGTTTCCGAGCTCAAGGACATGGCCTTGCCACCATGCCATGCGTTCTTCCAGTTCTACGTGGCCGACGGAAAGTTGTCCTGCCAGCTGTACCAGCGTTCGGCGGACACGTTCCTGGGGGTCCCCTTCAACATTGCCTCGTACGCCCTGCTGACGCGCATGGTCGCGCAGCAGTTGGGACTTGAACCCGGTGAATTCGTTTGGACGGGAGGGGACGTCCACGTCTACGACAACCACGTGGACCAGGTTGCCGAGCAGCTAAGCCGCGAACCGTACGAATACCCGCAGCTGAAGATCCTCCGCAAACCCGACTCGATCTTCGACTACACCCTGGATGACTTCGAGGTTGTGGACTACCGGCACCACCCCACCATCAAGGCACCGATCGCCGTATGA
- a CDS encoding dihydrofolate reductase, with product MSTPSADVPAQLPGVIFTQETAAAMTGIGMIWAQTKAGVIGKDGSMPWHLPEDLKHFSQLTTGHPVIMGRKTWESFPAKYRPLPGRTNIVVTRNAEWASTPEAEGALVVSSLDEALLESQFAPGGQKVWIIGGAQIFEQSMNLANLAVVTIIDADFEGDTFAPELGDEWTFDTMAPAEGWLTAKNGTNYRFTSWRRNER from the coding sequence ATGAGTACTCCTTCCGCCGACGTTCCCGCGCAGCTCCCGGGCGTCATCTTCACCCAGGAAACAGCTGCCGCGATGACCGGGATCGGAATGATCTGGGCCCAGACCAAGGCTGGCGTGATCGGCAAGGACGGCAGCATGCCGTGGCACCTGCCGGAAGATTTGAAGCACTTCAGCCAACTCACCACCGGCCACCCCGTCATCATGGGCCGCAAGACCTGGGAATCATTCCCCGCGAAGTACCGCCCCCTGCCCGGGCGCACCAACATCGTGGTGACCCGAAACGCCGAGTGGGCCTCCACCCCCGAGGCCGAGGGTGCACTGGTGGTCTCGTCGCTCGACGAGGCACTCCTGGAATCCCAGTTCGCGCCCGGGGGCCAAAAAGTGTGGATAATCGGCGGCGCCCAAATCTTCGAGCAATCGATGAACCTCGCCAACCTCGCAGTGGTCACCATCATCGACGCCGACTTCGAGGGCGACACTTTCGCGCCCGAACTCGGTGATGAATGGACCTTTGACACCATGGCGCCGGCCGAGGGCTGGCTCACCGCCAAAAATGGCACAAACTACCGGTTCACCTCGTGGCGCCGGAACGAACGCTAG
- a CDS encoding NF038396 family protein gives MLKKPETLFVLGYMLLPLFALISAIVGLTMILGGNKIVGIIILVIVTQVFTFGSFFAVRARKAALVQEHKAGS, from the coding sequence ATGCTGAAGAAACCCGAAACCCTGTTCGTGCTGGGCTACATGCTGCTGCCGCTCTTTGCCCTGATCTCCGCCATCGTGGGCCTGACCATGATCCTGGGAGGCAACAAGATCGTGGGCATCATCATCCTGGTGATCGTGACCCAGGTATTCACGTTTGGGTCGTTCTTCGCCGTGCGGGCACGCAAAGCCGCGCTGGTGCAGGAGCATAAGGCCGGCAGCTAG